A single genomic interval of Natronincola ferrireducens harbors:
- a CDS encoding ABC transporter substrate-binding protein, translating into MKKRLFFLLVSTLLILSLVVTGCAQKPPAEPVGTDEDSEEVSGDVEVVNVGWIGSLTGDQAVWGNCEFNTVKMLFEEINEKGGLLGKQINVIGYDTRGDAMEAVNAVRRLTSQDNVVAVIGPNASGQAIAISSVLEDMQVPGIATVATNPKVTIDDDGNVKPFNFRVCFIDPYQGAVAAGYAIDVLGFTKAAILYDVADDYSQGLTEFFEKTFVEKGGEIVAKEAFKFGDVDFRPQLSTIKGTNPEVLFMPYFFKEVALSANQARELGIDAVLMGGDGWPSEVLLEMAAEAVEGSYFVNHLDFADPEVQDFKATYTAKYNLPVELNGYLAYDAVRVLEKAILDADSFDSVAIRDALKGVSVKGITGQINISPETHNPEGKDAAIIKIVDSDYIFQQKYSAD; encoded by the coding sequence GTGAAAAAAAGATTATTCTTTTTATTAGTTTCTACGTTACTTATTTTAAGTTTAGTTGTTACAGGATGTGCCCAGAAACCACCGGCAGAGCCTGTAGGTACAGATGAAGATAGTGAGGAAGTCAGTGGTGATGTTGAGGTTGTAAATGTTGGTTGGATTGGCTCTTTAACTGGAGACCAGGCAGTGTGGGGTAACTGTGAGTTTAATACTGTAAAAATGCTGTTTGAAGAAATTAATGAAAAGGGTGGTTTACTAGGCAAACAAATCAATGTTATAGGTTATGATACCCGTGGGGATGCTATGGAGGCTGTTAATGCTGTAAGAAGATTAACCTCTCAAGATAATGTTGTAGCGGTTATTGGTCCTAATGCCAGTGGTCAAGCTATTGCTATATCCTCTGTACTAGAAGATATGCAGGTGCCTGGCATTGCCACTGTTGCTACAAATCCAAAGGTAACAATAGATGATGATGGAAACGTAAAGCCATTTAATTTCAGAGTATGCTTTATCGATCCATATCAGGGGGCTGTAGCTGCTGGCTATGCCATAGATGTACTTGGATTTACAAAGGCAGCTATTTTATATGACGTGGCTGACGACTACTCCCAAGGTTTGACAGAATTTTTTGAAAAGACTTTTGTAGAAAAAGGTGGAGAAATCGTTGCAAAGGAAGCTTTTAAATTCGGTGATGTAGACTTTAGACCTCAGCTAAGTACAATTAAAGGAACCAATCCAGAAGTATTATTTATGCCTTACTTCTTTAAGGAAGTTGCACTGAGTGCTAATCAAGCAAGGGAATTGGGAATTGATGCTGTATTAATGGGTGGTGACGGCTGGCCATCAGAAGTATTGTTGGAAATGGCAGCAGAAGCTGTTGAAGGAAGTTATTTTGTAAACCACTTAGACTTTGCTGATCCAGAGGTTCAAGATTTTAAAGCTACATATACAGCAAAGTACAATTTACCAGTAGAATTAAATGGATATCTTGCCTATGATGCAGTTAGAGTATTGGAAAAAGCTATTCTAGATGCTGACAGCTTTGACTCTGTTGCTATAAGGGATGCGCTAAAAGGTGTAAGTGTTAAGGGAATAACAGGACAAATTAATATTAGTCCAGAGACCCACAATCCTGAAGGAAAAGATGCAGCTATTATAAAAATTGTAGATAGTGATTATATCTTCCAACAAAAATACTCTGCAGACTAG
- the pyk gene encoding pyruvate kinase, with product MKKTKIVCTLGPASENPEIFQELVENGLNVARLNFSHGNHEEHGKRIETIKKIRTAINVPVAILLDTKGPEIRTGKFKDPEVYLEEGQTFTITTREVLGDNTICSVSYEGLAKDIKVGDTILIDDGLIGLRVRRIFNDTDIECVVENAGVVKNHKGVNVPGVKINLPAITEKDEADIKFGIHQDIDFIAASFVRKAEDVLAIRKILEDNRAEHIQIISKIENQEGVDNLDEIIEVSDGIMVARGDLGVEIPTEEIPLVQKMMIKKCNKVGKPVITATQMLDSMMRNPRPTRAEVTDVANAILDGTDAIMLSGETAAGKYPVEAVKTMTNIARRTEASIDYRRLLRNKAIEKEMTITDAISNATCVTAMDLQASAIITATSSGYTARMVSKFRPKAPIIAATTSERVTRRLSLMWGIYSILTEELQSTDDIIDISVQRALGQGLIHRGELVVITAGVPVGVAGTTNLIKAHIVGDILLSGTGIGKKAATGKVVIVDAAIDEATQIEEGDILVTQFSDKHLMPLMQKAGAVVTEEGGLTSHAAIVGLNLGKPTVVGADNATRKLKNGDIVTVDANTGLIYSGKTRVL from the coding sequence ATGAAAAAAACTAAAATAGTATGTACCTTAGGCCCAGCCAGTGAAAACCCTGAAATCTTTCAGGAATTAGTGGAAAATGGATTAAATGTTGCAAGATTAAACTTTTCTCATGGAAACCATGAAGAACACGGTAAAAGAATAGAAACTATCAAGAAAATAAGAACAGCCATTAATGTACCTGTAGCTATTCTTTTAGATACCAAGGGCCCTGAAATAAGAACAGGAAAATTTAAAGATCCAGAAGTATATTTGGAGGAGGGTCAAACCTTTACAATTACCACTAGAGAAGTTTTAGGAGATAACACTATTTGTAGTGTGAGCTACGAAGGATTAGCCAAAGATATAAAAGTAGGGGACACTATTTTAATAGATGACGGTTTAATTGGATTAAGGGTACGAAGGATCTTTAATGATACAGACATCGAGTGTGTTGTTGAGAATGCAGGGGTAGTAAAAAATCATAAGGGGGTAAATGTTCCCGGAGTCAAAATTAATCTTCCAGCTATTACTGAAAAGGATGAGGCGGATATTAAGTTTGGTATTCATCAGGACATTGATTTTATTGCAGCATCCTTTGTTAGAAAGGCTGAAGATGTGTTGGCTATTAGGAAAATATTAGAAGATAACAGGGCGGAACATATTCAAATTATTTCTAAAATTGAAAATCAAGAGGGAGTAGATAACCTAGATGAGATTATAGAGGTTTCCGATGGAATCATGGTGGCTAGAGGAGATTTAGGTGTAGAAATCCCTACTGAAGAAATCCCCTTAGTACAAAAGATGATGATTAAAAAATGCAATAAAGTAGGAAAGCCTGTTATTACAGCTACACAAATGTTGGATTCTATGATGAGAAATCCTAGGCCCACTAGAGCAGAGGTAACCGATGTGGCTAATGCTATTTTAGATGGTACAGATGCCATTATGCTATCGGGAGAAACCGCCGCTGGCAAATATCCTGTTGAAGCTGTAAAAACTATGACCAATATTGCTAGAAGAACTGAAGCATCCATAGATTATAGAAGGTTACTTAGAAACAAAGCCATTGAAAAAGAAATGACGATTACCGATGCTATTAGTAATGCTACATGTGTTACTGCTATGGATTTACAGGCATCGGCTATCATTACTGCTACTTCATCAGGCTACACGGCTAGAATGGTTTCAAAGTTCCGTCCCAAAGCACCAATTATTGCTGCTACCACATCTGAAAGGGTAACAAGAAGATTAAGTCTAATGTGGGGGATTTATTCTATACTGACTGAAGAACTTCAATCAACAGACGATATTATTGATATTTCTGTTCAAAGGGCATTAGGACAAGGGTTGATTCATAGGGGTGAATTGGTAGTAATTACTGCTGGTGTTCCTGTTGGGGTAGCGGGAACTACCAATTTAATTAAAGCCCATATTGTTGGAGATATCCTATTAAGTGGAACTGGTATTGGCAAGAAGGCTGCTACTGGGAAAGTAGTTATCGTAGATGCCGCTATAGATGAAGCTACTCAAATAGAGGAAGGAGATATCTTAGTTACACAGTTTAGCGATAAACATCTAATGCCCCTTATGCAAAAAGCTGGAGCTGTGGTAACAGAAGAAGGAGGACTTACCAGTCACGCAGCCATTGTAGGATTAAACCTTGGAAAGCCAACGGTAGTTGGTGCTGACAACGCTACTAGGAAGCTAAAAAATGGAGACATTGTAACGGTAGATGCCAATACAGGGTTAATTTACAGTGGAAAAACAAGAGTGTTATAA
- the pfkA gene encoding 6-phosphofructokinase gives MKTIGVLTSGGDSPGMNAAIRAVVRNAISKGCKVIGVKRGYDGLIHGQLEEMNLSSVADIIHRGGTMLRTARSDEFRTEEGRKKALNVMRIFGIEGMVVIGGDGSLKGAEALSKLGIPTIGVPGTIDNDLEYTDYTIGFDTAVNTVVDAISKIRDTSTSHGRANIIEVMGRHCGDIALHAGLAGGAESIIIPEVGLNIDQVCRKLIKGKNRGKLHSIILLAEGVGGAIELGATIEEKTGIETRATILGHIQRGGSPTAFDRVLASKMGAKAVDLLLEGKGSLAIGIKGSDIISIDIQEALEIKKQLDKGTYELADILSI, from the coding sequence ATGAAAACAATAGGGGTATTAACCAGTGGAGGAGACTCTCCTGGAATGAATGCTGCCATAAGAGCAGTTGTAAGAAATGCAATCTCAAAAGGGTGTAAGGTCATAGGGGTAAAAAGAGGTTATGATGGTTTGATTCATGGACAGCTGGAAGAAATGAATTTGTCCTCTGTTGCAGACATTATTCATCGTGGGGGGACTATGCTGCGAACAGCTCGAAGTGATGAATTTAGAACTGAAGAGGGAAGAAAAAAAGCTCTAAATGTCATGAGGATATTTGGTATTGAAGGAATGGTGGTTATTGGTGGAGATGGCTCCTTAAAGGGGGCTGAAGCCTTAAGTAAGCTAGGGATTCCAACTATCGGTGTACCAGGAACCATCGACAATGATTTAGAATATACGGATTATACTATAGGCTTTGATACCGCTGTAAATACAGTGGTAGATGCTATAAGTAAAATTAGAGACACCTCCACTTCCCATGGTAGAGCCAATATAATAGAGGTAATGGGAAGACACTGTGGGGACATCGCCCTACATGCTGGTTTGGCAGGGGGAGCAGAAAGTATTATTATTCCCGAGGTAGGCTTGAACATTGATCAGGTTTGTAGAAAGCTTATAAAAGGAAAAAATAGAGGAAAACTACATAGTATTATCCTTCTAGCAGAAGGAGTTGGTGGAGCCATTGAATTAGGTGCTACTATTGAAGAAAAAACGGGAATTGAAACTAGAGCCACTATTTTGGGACATATACAGAGGGGCGGTAGTCCTACAGCCTTTGATAGGGTTTTAGCAAGCAAAATGGGGGCTAAAGCAGTAGACCTGTTGTTGGAGGGAAAAGGAAGCTTAGCCATAGGTATAAAGGGTAGTGATATTATAAGTATCGATATTCAAGAAGCATTAGAGATAAAAAAACAATTGGACAAAGGCACTTATGAATTAGCAGATATACTATCAATATAG
- a CDS encoding DNA polymerase III subunit alpha, which translates to MKEGSKEGFAGDFVHLHVHTEYSLLDGFTTIDKVMDRIKELGMKALAITDHGSMFGVIDFYKAAIKKGIKPIIGCEVYTASRTMKDKDPNRDKHQGHLVLLAKDMEGYQNLIKLVSKSYLYGFYYKPRVDYNELEKYSKGLIVLSSCLAGDIQQYLLKGSYEKAKELAIRLRGIYGEDNFYLELQDHHLKEQKEVNQQLLRLSKETGIPLVATNDVHYINKEDAEAHDILLCIQTGKILEDKDRMKFPNDEFYLKSTEEMEALFPYAKEALENTVKIAERCNVDFDFNTIHLPQYHTPQGYNVQQYFREQCYKGLKKRYGSPSPEIEERLEYELRVIEEMGYAEYFLIVWDFIQYAKNHNIPVGPGRGSAAGSIVAYTLEITDVDSIKYNLIFERFLNPERVSMPDIDIDFCYERREEVIEYVKRKYGEEKVAQIITFGTMAARAAIRDVGRVVNLPYNVVDRIAKEVPFAIGMTINKALQINPQLKKLYDEDQEAQYLIEMAKKLEGMPRHASTHAAGVVISKKALDEYVPLYMHDNSVTTQFPMGTLEELGLLKMDFLGLRTLTVIKDAKKLIEENHGIKIDFSNCSYDDKKVYQLISRGDTLGLFQLESAGMIQFMKDLKPTSIEDIIAGISLFRPGPMDSIPKYIAYKNDPSKIEYLHEKLKPILEVTYGCLIYQEQVMQIVRELAGYSYGRSDLVRRAMSKKKMDVMEEERQYFIYGKEDDEGNIEIQGCIRNGVPEDIGNKIYDDMIDFANYAFNKSHGASYAVLGYQTAYLKAHYPVEFMAALITSVMGNTSKVAQYIQDCKRMGIDILPPDINKSFGTFTVEGKKIRFGLAAVKNVGVSMIEIMVKTRGEKGRFTSFTDFCQKVDAKDLNKRAVESLIKCGAFDNLNILRAQLMAVYERILDSVNQDKRRNIQGQIGIFDMTGDSNTSFKTDPLPNIKEFTDKIKLNMEKDVLGLYISGHPLLEFQQELKCLTTANSHDFIEIMENPEESEYKDGQQVRIGGMILEKTTKTTRNNQLMAFITLEDLFGTMECIVFPKIFDNHDHLLQEGNFLLMEGTLNLKDEEKPKLLTNKIKPLIKMETNKLYVKIKDEEDIVLVKKAKHIFKKYHGNVPVYVYIEKDHKTLRADRDLWVKLSEELIKELISIFGEEAVKVKKGIK; encoded by the coding sequence ATGAAAGAAGGATCTAAGGAGGGATTTGCTGGGGATTTTGTTCATCTCCATGTCCATACAGAGTACAGTCTATTAGATGGTTTTACAACCATCGATAAGGTTATGGATAGGATCAAGGAATTGGGCATGAAGGCCTTGGCTATTACTGATCATGGCAGCATGTTTGGTGTGATAGATTTTTATAAGGCAGCTATCAAAAAAGGTATTAAACCTATTATAGGGTGTGAGGTCTATACAGCTTCTCGTACCATGAAGGATAAGGATCCTAACCGAGATAAACACCAAGGTCATTTGGTTTTGCTGGCAAAGGATATGGAGGGATATCAAAACCTAATTAAACTGGTGTCTAAATCCTATTTATATGGCTTTTACTATAAACCTAGGGTAGATTATAATGAACTTGAAAAATATAGTAAGGGATTGATTGTTCTAAGCTCTTGTCTAGCAGGGGATATCCAACAGTACTTGTTGAAGGGAAGCTATGAAAAAGCCAAAGAACTGGCAATTAGGCTACGAGGAATTTATGGAGAAGATAATTTTTATCTAGAGCTACAGGATCATCATTTAAAGGAACAAAAAGAAGTAAACCAGCAACTGCTGAGACTCAGTAAAGAAACAGGAATACCTTTAGTGGCAACCAATGATGTTCACTATATCAATAAGGAGGATGCAGAGGCCCATGATATTTTACTTTGTATCCAGACAGGTAAGATATTAGAAGATAAAGATAGAATGAAGTTTCCCAATGATGAATTTTACCTAAAATCTACTGAAGAAATGGAGGCACTGTTTCCCTACGCCAAGGAGGCGTTGGAAAACACAGTTAAAATTGCTGAAAGGTGCAATGTAGATTTTGACTTTAATACAATACATCTTCCCCAGTATCATACACCACAGGGGTACAATGTTCAACAGTATTTCAGGGAACAATGCTACAAGGGGTTAAAAAAGAGGTATGGTTCTCCCTCTCCAGAAATTGAAGAACGTCTAGAGTACGAGTTAAGGGTAATTGAGGAGATGGGCTATGCTGAATACTTCCTTATCGTTTGGGACTTTATCCAATATGCTAAAAACCATAATATACCAGTAGGTCCTGGGCGGGGAAGTGCTGCTGGAAGTATTGTTGCCTACACATTGGAGATAACTGATGTTGACTCTATTAAATATAATCTTATTTTTGAACGGTTTTTAAATCCTGAAAGGGTATCTATGCCAGACATTGACATAGATTTTTGTTATGAGCGCCGTGAAGAGGTTATTGAATATGTAAAAAGAAAGTACGGTGAGGAAAAGGTAGCACAAATTATTACCTTTGGAACGATGGCGGCAAGGGCTGCCATTAGAGATGTAGGGAGGGTAGTGAATTTACCCTATAACGTAGTAGATAGGATTGCTAAGGAGGTTCCCTTTGCCATAGGCATGACCATCAATAAAGCCCTCCAAATCAATCCCCAACTAAAGAAGCTATATGATGAGGATCAAGAAGCCCAGTATTTAATAGAAATGGCAAAAAAGCTAGAGGGTATGCCCCGACACGCTTCTACCCACGCTGCCGGTGTTGTGATTTCTAAAAAGGCGTTGGATGAATATGTACCTTTATATATGCATGATAACAGTGTAACCACTCAATTCCCCATGGGAACTCTAGAGGAATTAGGTTTATTGAAAATGGATTTTCTCGGCCTTAGAACTTTAACAGTGATAAAAGATGCTAAGAAGCTTATTGAAGAAAATCATGGTATAAAAATTGATTTTTCAAATTGCAGTTATGATGATAAAAAGGTATATCAGCTCATTAGCAGAGGAGATACTTTGGGGTTATTCCAGTTGGAAAGTGCTGGCATGATACAATTTATGAAGGATTTAAAACCTACCTCCATTGAAGATATTATTGCCGGTATTTCTCTATTTCGTCCAGGCCCAATGGACTCCATACCTAAATATATCGCCTATAAAAATGATCCTTCAAAAATAGAATATTTACATGAAAAGCTGAAGCCTATCCTAGAGGTTACCTATGGCTGTCTTATATATCAGGAGCAGGTCATGCAGATTGTAAGGGAATTGGCTGGATATAGTTACGGAAGAAGTGATTTAGTACGTCGGGCAATGAGTAAAAAGAAAATGGATGTGATGGAGGAAGAAAGACAATACTTCATTTATGGTAAGGAAGATGATGAGGGGAATATAGAGATCCAGGGATGTATAAGAAATGGTGTGCCAGAAGATATTGGTAATAAAATATATGATGATATGATTGATTTTGCCAACTATGCCTTCAATAAAAGCCATGGTGCCTCCTATGCAGTTTTAGGTTATCAGACAGCCTATTTAAAAGCCCATTATCCTGTGGAATTTATGGCAGCCTTGATTACCAGTGTTATGGGAAATACTTCAAAGGTAGCCCAATATATTCAGGATTGCAAACGTATGGGAATAGACATTCTCCCCCCAGATATTAACAAAAGCTTTGGCACCTTTACAGTAGAGGGAAAGAAAATAAGATTTGGATTGGCGGCTGTAAAAAATGTAGGTGTGAGTATGATTGAGATTATGGTGAAAACCCGAGGAGAAAAAGGCAGGTTTACAAGTTTTACAGACTTCTGTCAAAAGGTGGATGCTAAGGATTTAAATAAAAGAGCAGTGGAAAGCTTAATAAAATGTGGAGCCTTCGACAATTTAAATATCCTACGGGCTCAGCTAATGGCGGTATATGAAAGAATATTGGATAGCGTCAATCAAGATAAGAGAAGAAATATACAGGGACAGATTGGGATTTTTGATATGACAGGAGATTCCAATACATCCTTCAAAACAGATCCTCTACCTAATATCAAGGAGTTTACCGATAAAATAAAATTGAACATGGAAAAGGATGTATTAGGTCTTTACATTAGTGGGCATCCCTTGTTGGAATTTCAACAGGAGTTAAAGTGTTTGACAACTGCTAATAGTCATGATTTTATAGAAATCATGGAAAATCCTGAAGAAAGTGAATATAAGGATGGACAACAGGTAAGAATTGGTGGAATGATTTTAGAAAAGACGACAAAAACCACTAGAAATAATCAACTGATGGCTTTTATCACGTTAGAGGATTTATTTGGTACTATGGAGTGCATTGTTTTTCCTAAAATATTTGATAATCATGATCATTTATTACAAGAAGGTAATTTTCTTCTTATGGAAGGAACATTAAATTTGAAGGATGAAGAAAAACCAAAGCTTTTAACCAATAAAATAAAACCCCTTATAAAGATGGAAACCAACAAATTATATGTTAAAATCAAAGATGAAGAAGATATCGTTCTAGTAAAAAAAGCAAAACATATTTTTAAAAAATACCATGGTAATGTTCCAGTCTATGTTTATATAGAAAAGGATCATAAAACTCTGAGGGCTGATAGAGACCTATGGGTAAAATTAAGTGAGGAGTTAATCAAGGAGTTAATCAGTATTTTTGGTGAAGAAGCTGTAAAAGTAAAAAAGGGGATTAAATAA
- a CDS encoding nucleoside phosphorylase has protein sequence MKQPHILCDANDVGKYVILPGDPQRVVRAAAYLEDCQEVAFNREFRTIKGYYKGVAVTITSTGIGGPSTAIAVEELIDCGAKYFIRIGSGGAIQWNIEIGDLIIATAAVREDGASKMYVLENYPAVADIQLTYRILETCSRLKYKNHCGIIRSHDSFYIDNEEEIMAFWNSKKVIASDMETATLFTLAQLRGVHAASILNNVVKYEGNVKDGINDYVENEAAAAEGEKREILLALETIYSLHHNS, from the coding sequence ATGAAGCAACCTCACATTCTGTGTGATGCTAATGATGTAGGAAAATATGTAATTTTACCAGGGGATCCCCAGAGGGTTGTAAGGGCAGCGGCATACCTAGAGGACTGTCAGGAAGTAGCTTTTAATAGAGAGTTTAGAACCATAAAGGGTTATTATAAAGGAGTTGCTGTGACCATTACCTCTACCGGTATAGGAGGTCCTTCTACAGCTATTGCAGTAGAAGAGTTAATTGACTGTGGGGCTAAATATTTTATACGAATAGGTAGTGGTGGAGCAATACAGTGGAATATTGAGATTGGGGATCTAATTATAGCCACAGCAGCCGTCAGAGAGGATGGCGCCTCCAAAATGTATGTTTTGGAAAACTATCCTGCCGTAGCGGATATTCAATTAACCTATAGGATTTTAGAAACCTGCAGCCGTCTAAAATATAAAAATCACTGTGGTATTATACGAAGTCATGATTCCTTTTATATTGATAATGAAGAGGAGATTATGGCATTTTGGAATTCAAAGAAGGTAATAGCTTCCGATATGGAGACGGCTACACTCTTTACCCTTGCTCAACTGCGGGGGGTACATGCCGCCAGCATATTGAACAATGTCGTTAAGTATGAAGGAAATGTTAAGGATGGCATAAATGATTATGTTGAAAATGAAGCCGCTGCTGCAGAGGGAGAAAAAAGAGAGATTTTATTGGCCCTAGAGACTATATATAGCTTGCATCACAACAGTTAA
- a CDS encoding dihydrolipoyl dehydrogenase family protein: MKRETYDVLIIGGGPAGYYCGLHCARGGLRVALVEKEELGGTGLRWGCLPVKNILDDLRSVINGKTYRHNRYPLIPEEGLQHYEKEMLVIEEKMKKKLLKANIDVYFGEGSFIDKNTYEIDNNTIKAKYVVIATGTKPWGLENLQANQQTIITHKEAVALEKLPGTIIIIGGNVEGCEFASLFAELGVKVVLVEKTTKLLEGNDDDLVKPLETYFKKRGIKIYKGLRATAIQEEEGKQVVSLNNGEKIKGDKVLVTVGRIPNFPKGMEKLGVHLEKDKIVVDNNLKTNITSIYAIGDINGILGMAHVAIQQGIAVADNILNNKNVIMNYKELPRAVFTIPEIAGVGFQEWELIEKKIPYRKGYYNFADTWRGFSKDIKEGFVKVLVAEDDKVLGLWMVGQDVSEYIGLMGLLIQKGVTCEEIKQNLIIHPSLSEAILEALLNVE; the protein is encoded by the coding sequence ATGAAAAGGGAGACATACGATGTATTAATAATTGGGGGAGGTCCTGCTGGCTATTATTGCGGATTACACTGTGCTAGAGGTGGCCTGAGGGTTGCCTTAGTGGAAAAAGAAGAACTAGGAGGTACAGGTCTTCGATGGGGCTGTTTACCTGTGAAAAATATATTAGATGATTTACGATCTGTCATAAATGGAAAAACATATCGTCATAATAGATATCCACTTATACCAGAAGAAGGATTGCAACACTATGAAAAAGAAATGCTGGTCATAGAAGAAAAGATGAAAAAGAAGCTTCTAAAAGCCAATATTGATGTATACTTTGGCGAGGGTAGTTTTATTGATAAAAATACTTATGAAATAGATAATAACACAATAAAGGCTAAATATGTGGTAATTGCCACTGGAACAAAGCCTTGGGGGTTAGAAAACCTTCAAGCAAATCAACAGACAATCATTACCCACAAAGAGGCTGTTGCTTTAGAAAAGTTACCTGGAACCATCATTATTATTGGTGGAAATGTGGAGGGGTGTGAATTCGCTTCACTTTTTGCTGAACTTGGTGTAAAAGTGGTTTTAGTGGAAAAAACCACAAAACTCCTAGAGGGAAACGATGATGATTTAGTAAAGCCTTTAGAAACCTACTTTAAAAAGCGTGGTATCAAAATATATAAAGGATTAAGGGCCACAGCAATCCAAGAAGAAGAGGGTAAGCAGGTGGTGTCCTTAAATAACGGTGAAAAAATTAAAGGAGATAAGGTACTGGTTACGGTGGGAAGAATACCTAACTTCCCTAAAGGTATGGAAAAATTAGGAGTTCATTTAGAAAAGGATAAAATTGTTGTAGATAATAACCTAAAAACCAATATCACCTCAATTTATGCAATAGGGGATATCAATGGCATATTGGGTATGGCTCATGTAGCAATACAGCAGGGAATTGCTGTAGCAGATAATATCTTAAACAATAAAAATGTAATCATGAATTATAAAGAACTACCTAGAGCTGTTTTTACCATACCTGAAATTGCTGGTGTAGGTTTTCAAGAGTGGGAGTTGATAGAAAAAAAGATCCCTTATAGGAAGGGCTATTATAATTTTGCAGATACTTGGCGGGGATTTTCTAAAGACATTAAGGAAGGCTTCGTTAAAGTATTGGTAGCAGAAGATGATAAGGTACTAGGTTTATGGATGGTAGGTCAGGATGTATCGGAATATATAGGTTTGATGGGGCTTTTAATACAAAAAGGAGTAACCTGTGAAGAAATCAAACAAAATTTAATTATACATCCAAGCTTATCGGAGGCAATATTAGAAGCATTGTTAAATGTTGAATAA
- a CDS encoding ABC transporter permease has translation MLGQVFNLTLIQNTIRTATPLILAALGGLLTMHAGMLNIGMEGMILLGAFFGVVGSYFFASSFMGVMLAVVVGMIIGLIFGFFVIELKSDEFIIGIAINIFAGGLTIFLLRSIFGVKGAFSSPDIIPLPRLNFPFLRGIPMLDIMFNNHSIFVYISWILVIIAYLFLYKTPYGMWIRAAGEYPEALETNGVSPRKMKYISSIACGVLCGFAGAHLSLGYLTLFTENMSANRGFIALAAIIFGASNPIKTFGAALLFGFFDALGIRLQVVGIPSQFTQMIPYLVTVIALFIVTKRHIAKRKKTQAEEGALQQP, from the coding sequence ATGCTAGGACAAGTATTTAATCTCACATTAATACAGAATACTATAAGAACAGCCACACCTCTTATTTTAGCAGCATTAGGAGGATTATTAACCATGCATGCTGGCATGTTGAATATTGGTATGGAGGGGATGATTCTTCTAGGGGCTTTCTTCGGTGTTGTAGGTAGTTACTTTTTTGCAAGTTCATTTATGGGGGTTATGCTGGCAGTGGTGGTAGGTATGATTATAGGTCTTATATTTGGCTTCTTTGTTATAGAACTAAAATCCGATGAATTTATTATAGGGATAGCTATCAATATATTTGCGGGTGGACTAACTATCTTTTTATTAAGAAGTATTTTTGGTGTAAAGGGAGCCTTTTCATCCCCGGATATCATCCCATTACCTAGATTGAACTTTCCCTTCCTTCGAGGAATTCCAATGTTAGATATTATGTTTAATAATCATTCAATTTTTGTATATATTAGTTGGATTTTAGTGATTATAGCTTATTTGTTTTTATATAAAACCCCTTATGGTATGTGGATTAGAGCTGCTGGAGAATATCCTGAAGCCTTAGAAACTAATGGGGTTAGCCCTAGGAAAATGAAGTATATTAGTTCCATTGCCTGCGGTGTTTTATGTGGTTTTGCAGGAGCCCATCTTTCATTGGGATATTTAACACTCTTTACTGAAAATATGAGTGCCAATAGAGGTTTTATTGCATTGGCGGCTATTATATTTGGAGCCTCTAATCCCATTAAAACCTTTGGAGCGGCCTTGTTGTTTGGTTTCTTTGATGCATTGGGTATTAGGCTGCAGGTAGTAGGAATACCTTCTCAATTTACCCAAATGATTCCTTACTTAGTAACAGTAATTGCCTTATTTATTGTAACCAAGAGACATATAGCAAAAAGAAAAAAAACACAAGCAGAGGAAGGAGCTTTACAGCAACCATGA